The Theobroma cacao cultivar B97-61/B2 chromosome 1, Criollo_cocoa_genome_V2, whole genome shotgun sequence genome contains the following window.
CATGAGCCTTACCTCATTTTAGAATAATGAAAGATTTGACCAACGCCCAAATAATAGTAGCAGAAGGTCACTTGAGCTGCAATCCTCTCCCAGCCTCATCTTGGGAGGCGACCTTATTGAAACAAAAGCCTGGAAAGAATTGTTTTTCACTCTACCAGGATCTAGGAGATGTAGCCCCTTATCCCAACCCCTTCTTGTCAGGGACATGTGGCCCATTacaaaatgaggagaaatacTAAATTGTCCGATAATCCAATTGTCgattattcataaaaaataaatatttataattttgttattatcaTCTTCATATCATTTATAAATAGTCTACTATAACAAAGTTGAATAGCAATTTGTCGTGCATGATCGGAGTATTATCTGCCTTTCTATTTTTGGCTAGTTTAAACTGTTTGTTCTATTAGCTACCAAAGGCTATTCTTCCAAGACTTCAAGCAATTGCTCTTActccttttgcttttcttgtATCATATCTCTTTTCCGAACTCTATCTGTTGCCTCCTTTCTCAGGAAACCATCAGCGAGCCTTTGTGTAACTTCATCTTTTAGATGACAAATCTTGTGTCACTTTTACATATCCAAAACTTGCTTTTCGATGTTATGTTCTTTGGACTCAAATAAAGAATCCTGGTAATGATCTCCCGTTAACATGTTGATACAAAGGAAACAATTGGCTTTATGCATGGAAAATGCACTGTTTCCAAGTAACAATTGTATATTAGAACCACAGGGAAAGGGGAAAATGAAAAGTCATCTTTACTCTTGGAATTTATATAAAAGGGATGAGTCAAGGTGGCAAGCAACCTATATTCAGGATTGTAGAACATAGATTACTTGCAAGTAATTTCAAGAATGTGATCGAATTGCATGTTCTTCAGATATGAAATTGATGGAACAAGTATAAATTCTATTGGTATTGCTTTTCTGGGAGTACCTCGTTAGAAAGTCTTCAGAATCACACTATCCAATAGGTTAAACAAAGTCATTGTCCCATAATTGCTTCTTACAAGCTTTTAAACATGTGAGCAAGGTGCTACTACTTGCTAGTTTTCAGGATCACTGAGATCCAGCCAACTTAATTTGTAAGCATCTCCACACAACTTTACTGCCCCTGCAAtcatcaaaaatttaattccaaTCAATTGCTTAATGGAAGACTACTCTCCTCTCCCTTTCTTagcttctttctttatttttccttttctttgtagTTTATGTTTGATCTATCCTCTGGATTTTTCTAATTGAAAGCAGGGCTTTTAGGTAGGGAAATTTGCATCTAAGAAACTTGCCATTTTGAACATCGAGTTCTTTTAGCCCATTTTGATAGCCCTTCTTTATCTCCACCGTATATAAAACTTGTTATTTACTCCTTTTCCTTGGCTTTGTAACTCTTAAACTAACTCTGACCACCCCTATTATTCTTTGTTAGTTTTGCAAATTGCAAGCTGTTATGACTTTGGTTTAAGTTGCATGAAGAATATACAATATAAGTGGTTCTGGTTGCCCCAAAAACACCGACACAATCATCCGGAGTCGAATGTTTATTTTGACCCctaattatgaaatggttaAGTTTCTTCTATTGAACAATCTAATTAAAACACAACTCTGGGTAGGCCATTCCCTTCTCTAAGATTTGTTGACCTCAACTGATTAGCATTCTTGCTTGGATATGCCAGGCTCAAAAAATCTGGCTATAGAATTCCATGTCCAGGAACCATTCCCTGACAGTTGGATTGGTTCAATTAGCCCTCTTATTTAAAACACTTGCTCCACTTATCCATGAAAGATTTATCAAttgtttgaattgaatggcgtGATGTGTGATGTCTTGGGTTTGCTCAATGCCAGTAAACtaattttccttaatttttgggtgttatataataattaaactaCACTGATATTCAGGCGCATCCATCAGTTGGAGCAAACCGAAGCCCTTATGCACCTTCACCATTTCAGCATTCCTCAACTAACCCGCATATGTATCCTTCCCCACTCTCTATATTCAATCCCATATCTCCTTTCAGGGTTGTTGTCCCACCTTGAACTTTAGTATCAAATCCAAGTCAGAAACTTAGACAATgaaatttgcactaaaaaaaaggaattacACAAGGTCCTGTTCTGCTGAAGGTTTTTGTTTACGTAAGTTTACAGAAGGGTCCCCTTATTCAAAAATAAGTAAACTCTTGCTTGCATCAGCAACTGGCCCTGATAGTTTCTGACCTGGAAGGATCGAGTCTCACCTTGATTCTCGGGTTTGGAGTATCTCTCTTTTGTGTTTCCTTTTGACCTTTTTTATAGtccaaaagttttaaaaagaaCGTCAGTGAATTCAGTTAAACGCACTTTCCCTACCTGAAATGACATTGGTCATTGGTGAGGTTGGTGGGGTTATGAGGATTTGGATTATGTAAAGATGTTACAAAATTTTTCCCCCAAAGGTCATGTTAACGGGGTTTAGTTCACCCACTTAACTATGACTCTCTCCACTCAACATCTTTTAACACCTTTTTCTCATGCTTGTGATAGTGACTCCCCCTAGCTAATGGGAGATGACCCCTTGCAATCTCAATCCATCCCACCAATGTATCATTTAGTCTAAAAACAATTTGACCAGAGTTTCCATGAGGCATGACTTATTTTCGTTGTGCTCCACAGTAGAGTTGGGAATAGCAAAAATCTAGAGTTTGGGGTTTCTAATTAGTAAGTTCGTTATGGTAAATCAAGTTCTCAAATTCGGTTTGATTGTGATGGATTTTTACTTTGGGATATATTAGGCCCTCTCACCAGCCCCCTCTTTATTAATTACTCATGCTAAATTACAACACAAAAACAAGATGACTGATCTAATCATTTTCCCAAAGCTGCTCTACTTTCAAGCGGGTCATCTAAAGCCAATTGACTGTCGTTTATTGACAGTTTTTGGGTGGCCATGAACAAGGAAAATGCAATCTTTCATCAATGTTTTCATATTCATTACACCCCAAAAGATAGACCTGAAAGGAAAATAAACATGATTGTAGATTATTTCATGCTGTCGATTTCTTCCTCATTGCATGCGCAAATTATTCAGTTAAAAATCTTCATTTGGGGTAATAATGAACATTACTAAATAGCAAAATTGAGAGGAGGGGAACATACCATGTGTTTTGAAGTCCGAATTATTCAAGGTACGTGCAAATGATTCAACCATGTCGGGTCAGaaccaaaaaagagaaagagagtatGCATTGGAATCGCAGGCAAACCAATTATGCTGCATTTCTCTCATTTGCTACAATAGTAAATGATAATAGTTGTAAATTCCTTCAAGGTACAACTTttgtttaatatatattatttcaagTGCAATGGTTGCCCAATGAATAAGACATGGCATCTCCCTATCCCATCAAAGTTATCcacatttcaaaatttgaagtgGTAGATATAATTAAACACAAGTTAGGTACCAGGTCCCAATAACCCAATAATCTTTGCTATACTATATTTTCTAATCTAAGAGAAAATCAATTggaattaattattaattaacgaTCTATTACCGAGCCAAATTCAAGTGTCTTAataattaatactaatattgAGATCATGCATGGTAgtgcttgattttcatttaaattatttgCATGCTCGACCTAGTCTACTATTATTTGCTATGAAAATCTTTACTTAGCggtaaagaaaaaggaaaaccctttttatttttagggaAGTTGTTGCCATAAATTGATGGAGAAAGATATCCGAAATTTTTGTTCGAATATTTAGCCTTAATCATTTGAATCAAACTCAAATTGGTCATAATATTAAATTCTTATTATTAGCTTTTTATTTGCtagttatttaaatatttttatttagaaatatGTACTCTCACTAGCATAAAAAAATTCCATGCTCCAAACTTTTCTtgaagaaatttcaaattacaTTTCTTATACGAAAACCCATTAAAAAGGTAGACTTTGACCCTCAAAATCTAATTAGCAACAAAAACGTCCCTGTTAATATCCCCAATTTTGTTCTTActctttaacttttaattaattaattaatctaaCTTAATCCTTCCCGCCCTTGGAGCTTTCTTTTCATCGGGTATCGTACGGGCATGGGAGCCATCCAAGGTCCAGCCCCTccactaaaattaaaatatattttttaagaaaaatatattattgaaataaaataatgtactttttaataatacaaaaataaaattcccACCACATAAAAGGACAGTCCTTCATAATGCCCAAATTACCCTCCAAGAAGTGTACAAATTTACTAACCGTCGGTCGGGGGTCGTTAAGTTCTTTTCCCTCCTCTTACAAGCGTCAGTTGCGGCAGAAATCTCGAGCGCTGAAAACCAACGGTCTGGATGGCATCAGACAGACATCTGCCTCTGCATCaacttaaataaataaatggtagtatattagtatttttgaatgacattaaaaagagtgaaaaagaaaaagaaaaagaaaaacatggggggaggaaagaaaagtttgtataaatatagGAGAGATTCCAAATCATTCTCAAACTGGTTTTTAGCTTTGCTTTGATGCTTCTAAGAATAACCAACTCCCAAAGATATACCGTTTCTTAAAACCACTCTCCCTATCTAAAATTCTTTGGTTGCAAACCAATCTTCTCTAAGATTGGGATTGGAATTCCTCCTCATAACATGAACATGTAACTTTagttgagtttttttttttcttttttggggaTTTTCATGCTTGTTGATTGTCCAAGAACTTTTCAGGCTCCATGTTGAAGAGGAATTTGGATTGAAAATACCCAaagttttcttcatttttcgaGTAGTTGAAAAGCCGTGGATAATGGCTGTGGAAGGTGTATATTTCAGGCTTCATATTTCCGTTTtggaatttattttatgttttcttgttattgttgttgtttttgGACACTTTAAATGTTTCCATGAAGTGGGGTTGTACTGGTTTTTTGATATAAAAGATAGGATTTTGCTTTCTGTTACCTTTGTGTCTCTGAAGgctttttattgattggttAAATTGTTAGtataactttttgttttgcttatGCAGAGACAGGAAGAGAGACAGAAGAGAACCCAGAAAAGGAATCGAAAACAGGGGTGATGAGAAGTAAATCACTAAATGATCAGCCATCGCCAAGGGGTGTTTTGGAAATCCCTGTTCTGGGATCAGACTCTGATACCAGCAGCTGCAGCAGCAATTCTAGCTCGTATTCTCCAAAGAAGCGTGTTTTCCAGAAAGGGAGCCGAGATTCTTCTGGTTTGCAATGGAAGAATATAATTGAAAGCATTAAGAAGAAATCGGTCAGAAGGTTCTCTGTTATTCCTTTGCTGACAAGTTATGAGATTTCCAGGAAGAACTTGAGGAGGAAATTGGCAAAACTTCAGGGCTCTGAGGAAGAGGTTGATATTGACTGCCTACCCGTGCCTAAACCATCATGGAAGAATTTTTGTTACTCAGAGCTTGCTGCTGCAACTGATAATTTCAGTCCTGGTAACCAAATTATATTTAACCTTATTCCTTTTGCTTTCTCCCAGCTAATTCAATTTTGCTCttcaaattttaagttttgatgtTTTCAATCCTTATTTTCCTCTCTGTTTTTTGATATGTTTGTCTGGTCCTTCcgcttttgaattttttttttttttgggggggNATAGGAGACATCatattgggaaaaaaaaaaagttttggaTTAATGTCAATCAGTATTTGTTTGGCAGATAGAAGACTGAACTGAAGTGGGCTTGACTTGTGTTTAAAGAGATTTATGTAGCCGCCACTTAATGTTTTGTTGAGTTAAGTCAGAAACAAGGTCTTGTCTTTTCTCATTATTGCATTTACTACTAAACTAGTCAGAAAAAGTATGAAGTGATGTTTCTTGTCTTACCAGTTTCATATAATCATATACGGATTTTACTCCACATGAAAAATTATGGAAACTATTGAATTTCCCAGCTGAAGGGCCTTTGCTGCTTTAGCGAATATTGTTTAGACAGGTTGTGgcttttttgtgtttttttattacatgtttggtttagtttttttttaatttatttatattttaaaaataaaaataagatcaAACATGgtcttttgataaattttttaaaaaatattttttttaaaaaaaaataaattttaaaaagagctccaaagaataatatttttttaactttttttaaaaatataaaaaaaattattttattttatttttaaaatatctttatttgttaaaaataattataatattatttttaaaaaatacattttatgataattttaataaaaattataatttatgaaaaaaaacttataaaaaaattatcaaataattttaatttaattttaaaattattatttttataaaaatttataataatttttaaattaaaaaaaagtcaatttttataagtttagATAGATTAAATAAGCTTTTTAAAGTTGGATAAGTTTCAATATCGtgtatatatttatctttAGTAAAAGGGTTAAGGGTTTCTCAGGGTTAGGCCTAATTTTCTTCCCGAGtttcatatatatttgattataagtTATATCAACTACATcttagaaagaaagaaagaaatacaTCGGCAGCCAGACGGTCAAACTTGCCTACAATTGAAACCAACTTATGGGTTTAAAGAGAAGTTATTTTTGACTAAATGAAAGTTAAGATGGGGGGTTGAATGAAAAAGATGTGGGAACTGGCCAGGTTGACCCCTGCAGTTAGCAGCGTAACATCCATACAAATTTGATGACTTAATGGTTCCCTTTGATCACGGGGACATGAAGTTGACCGTTTACTGAGTTGGGTTTTCTGTATCTTTTGAGTACGATTTTGAATATGTATCAAAATTTGGTAGAGAATTTGCTGGGAAGAGGGGGCCATGCAGAAGTATACAAAGGGCACTTATCTGATGGTCAAATTGTAGCGGTGAAGAAGCTTACCAAGAATGACAAGGAACAAGAGGACAGAGCCAGTGATTTCTTGTCAGAGCTTGGGATTATTGCTCACATAAATCACCCAAATGCAGCTCACTTAATCGGATTCAGCATTGATGGGGGCATGCACTTAGTCCTTCAGTTTTCCCCTCATGGCAGCCTTGCTTCTGTGCTTTTTGGTACTGTGCCTATTTCTCTATTCCTATTCATCACACAATCAATTTTATCAGGAACAGGGGAAAACAAGCGAAGAATTAATTCTAAATGGCTGCGGTCATTCTATTTTAGCCTGTTAAATATACTTTTAGATCAACCATTACATATCCAATGGACTAACGAGGACATGTTCTGCACTGCAGGCTCACCTGAAAGTCTAGATTGGAAGACAAGGTTTAAGGTGGCTGTTGGGGTAGCAGACGGATTGAAATATCTCCATCACGACTGCCAGAGGCGCATTATACACAGAGACATCAAAGCTTCTAACATATTGCTCACCCAAGATTATGAAGCTCAGGTATTTTCAATGCACTGATATGTATATCTTTTCTCTGTTAATGCTATACTATTTGGTTGAATGACACCAACCTTCTAAGTTCTTCTACTCACTGTAGATTTCAGATTTTGGTCTGGCAAAGTGGCTCCCCGAGAATTGGCCTCACCATGTCGTCCATCCCATTGAAGGAACATTCGGGTTAGGCATGCAGCTTTTTGCCTTCTTGTCATTAGCATTGGTCATTTCATAAAGTCCAAAAATATTTGCCATATTGGGGCTAATGTTTATGAAAATTGACTCCAGGTATTTAGCTCCAGAGTATTTTATGCATGGAATTGTTGATGAAAAGACTGATGTATTCGCATTTGGAGTTTTATTACTGGAGCTGTTAACAGGTCGCCGTGCAGTTGATTCATCCAGACAAAGCCTTGTGATTTGGGTGCATTTTCTTTACCAAAATCATCAAATCAGCAAAAGCATTTCAACATTTTATATCCTCCAGAAGGATATAAACTTATTTTCTGTTTCATATACAGGCAAAGCCACTTCTGGAGTTAAATAAAGTAAAGGAATTGGTAGATCCTCGGCTAGAGGATAATTATGATCCAGCTGAAATGAAACGTGCCCTGTTAACAG
Protein-coding sequences here:
- the LOC18611449 gene encoding receptor-like cytosolic serine/threonine-protein kinase RBK1, which gives rise to MAVEETGRETEENPEKESKTGVMRSKSLNDQPSPRGVLEIPVLGSDSDTSSCSSNSSSYSPKKRVFQKGSRDSSGLQWKNIIESIKKKSVRRFSVIPLLTSYEISRKNLRRKLAKLQGSEEEVDIDCLPVPKPSWKNFCYSELAAATDNFSPENLLGRGGHAEVYKGHLSDGQIVAVKKLTKNDKEQEDRASDFLSELGIIAHINHPNAAHLIGFSIDGGMHLVLQFSPHGSLASVLFGSPESLDWKTRFKVAVGVADGLKYLHHDCQRRIIHRDIKASNILLTQDYEAQISDFGLAKWLPENWPHHVVHPIEGTFGYLAPEYFMHGIVDEKTDVFAFGVLLLELLTGRRAVDSSRQSLVIWAKPLLELNKVKELVDPRLEDNYDPAEMKRALLTASMCINHLATMRPSMIRVVELLKNEGGPVECQQKSCRGKAVIVDGCDLQDYTRTSYLDDLNRHMQLVME